Genomic DNA from Thermotoga sp.:
TCAGAGCCTTCGAAGAGTTTATGGCTACGTTCTTTGCATGTTCCCCCAGTACTTCCTTTATCGCCTTGAGTTCTGCCTCATCGCCGGCGGGTGTGCTCGTGGCATGGCAACTCACGTAATCAATGTCTCTCTCAGAAAGGCCAGACTCTTTCAATGCCAGTTTCATTGCTTTTGCCGCTCCCCTGCCTTCTGGATCCGGAGCGCTGAAATGGTACGCGTCGTCCGTCATACCGACACCTTTTATCTCCGCCACAATTTTTGCTCCTCTCGACTTTGCAACTTCTTCGGCCTCGAGTATGAGGACCGCACCGCCTTCTCCCATGACGAAACCGTCTCTATCTTTGTCGAACGGGCGGGAAGCACGTTTGGGATCGTTGTTTCTTCTTGAAAGCGCTCTCATGTTTGCAAATCCGGTAATTGGAAGGGGTGCTACTGTTGCTTCTGTTCCTCCGACAATGGCCACATCCGCGTATCCATGTCTTATCAGGAGGGTGCCAAGTGCCACTGCATGCAGAGAAGAAGCACAAGCACTCACAGAGGAGAAGTTCGGACCCTTCAGACCATACTCCATCGCGACAATACCAGACGCCATGTCGATGAGAATCATTGGAATCAAAAACGGACTCACCCTGCTTGGACCCTTGGAGAGGAATTTGTTGTTCTCACTGTCCAGCGTCAAAAATCCTCCCATCCCGGATCCTATGATCGTCGCTGCTTTGTCAGCGAACCGTTCGAAATCTATTCCCGCTTCTTCCACTGCCTCCTTTGTGCTGACGAGTGCAAAGTGAACAAATCGATCCGTTCTTTTCACCAGTTTTGGATTTATGTACTCTTCTGGTTTGAAATCTTTGACCTCTGCTGCGATCTGGACAGGCAAATTAGAGGCATCAAAAGAAGATATTCGATCTATCATTACTTTAGTTTCTCTAAGACCTATCAGATTCCTTTCTTTCCCAACACCAAAGGGGCTTACGACACCCATTCCCGTTATGACTACTCGCCTCAAAATACCACCTCCCGACAAAAAATCTGGCATGATTATATCATAATCCCGTGAGACGTTTCAATCTCTGACCTCGATCATGAGAAAGAAACAAGAAATTTACCTGCCAGGTGATAACATATTTTGAAGAAGGAGGGAATGGGATGAAGAAATACGTGATCGTGACCGGTGGAGTGCTCAGTGGTATAGGAAAGGGCATATTCTCTGCTTCTCTGGCAAGACTCATGAAAGAATGCGGGGTCGATGTGAATGTGCTGAAAATCGATCCGTACCTGAACGTGGACGCGGGGACTATGAACCCAAACCAGCATGGAGAAGTTTTCGTCACGGAAGATGGTTACGAGGCAGATTTGGACCTTGGCCACTACGAGCGTTTTCTAGGAAGGGACATGACTCGCCACAATAATATGACGGCGGGTCAGGTCTACCTTCGAGTCATAGAAAAGGAAAGGCAGGGAAAGTACCTTGGAAACACCGTGCAGATCGTTCCGCACCTCACGGAGGAGATAAAAGACAGAATAAGGTCTCTCGATGCAGAGCTTCTCGTTGTTGAGATTGGAGGCACCGTTGGTGATATTGAAGGTGAAGTCTTTCTGGAAGCGGTCAGGGAGCTCCAAATGGAAGAAGGAAGGGAAAACTTCCTTTTCGCTCACGTCACGTACGTTCCCTACCTTCGAACGACGAACGAGTTCAAAACCAAACCAACACAGCAGTCGGTTCAGCTTCTCAGGAGGATCGGCATCACACCTGATATGATCATCGTGAGGAGTGAGTTCCCACTCGATGTTCCGAGTATGAACAAAGTGGCACTCTTCTCAGGTGTTCCCAGAGACTTCGTGATAAACCTCCCTGACACGAAGAACGTCTACGAAGTCCCGGAGATATTGAGAGACATGGGATTGCACGAGAAGATCTCCTACAAGTTGAAGATCAACCTGAGGAACACGGGATTCAACTGGTTCTATCCTAAGGCATTCAAACCCTACAGGATAGCGCTGGTGGGGAAATATCTCGGAACGGATGATGCGTACAAGAGTATCATAGAATCTGTGTTCCTGACGGGTGTGGAGAAACCAACCGTGCTGGACAGTCAGATGCTGGAGGAGATGAGTGAAGAAGAAGTGGCAAAGGTGTTAGGAGAGTACGATGCCCTCATCATTCCAGGAGGTTTTGGAAGGAGGGGGATCGAAGGGAAGATAAAGGCCATAAAGTACGCCAGGGAAAACAAAAAGCCCATCCTCGGCATATGCCTCGGTATGCAGCTCATGATCATTGAATTCGCAAGGAACGTGCTCGGGTACAGGGAAGCGAATTCCACCGAGTTCGATCCGAAAACACCATGCCCTGTGGTAGATCTCTCATGGAAGAACAGAAGAAGATATTGAAACTCGGTGGTACGATGAGGCTCGGGGTCCAGAAAGTGAGAGTATTCCCGAACACGAAACTCTATGAAATATACGGTGGAGCAGAGGAGGTCTACGAGAGACACAGACACAGGTACGAAGCGAACGAGGAAGCCTTCCCAGAGCTCTTCAAAAAACCCGGTGAAGAAGGATACAAGCTCGTTGTCTCTGCGAAGTCCGAATTTATCGAGGCTGTGGAAATAGAGGATCATCCCTTTTTCATCGGTGTCCAATATCATCCAGAGTACAAGAGCAAGGTGGGAGCGCCTCATCCGATTTTCGTCTACCTGAAAAAAGTCTTGGAGGGATTGCAATGATAGATATGCACCTTCATTCCGTGTTTTCGTACGATGGAAAGGCGGAAGTAGAAGACATCATCGCTCAAACACAAAGGCTTGGAATAGATCACTTTTGTATCACAGACCACTACGAGTACGAAGATGGTAAGCTCGTTCATGAATTCGACGTGGAAGAATATTTTCTCACCATGGACAAGTATGATCTTCCAAGGGGGGCTGAAATAAGCTGGGATGGGATGGGAGAAGTGAGTTTTCCCGAGGGATTTGATTACCTCCTCCTCGGCGTTCACAAGTACGATGAAAACCTCCCACCAGATGAGCTGGCGAAGAACTATCTCGAAAGAACGCTTTACGTCATGGAAAGAGTGAAATTTCACACCCTCGCTCATCTCGATTATCCCGCAAGGTACACAAATGCCGATTTCGAGGCGAACAAAGATCTGATAGAGAGGGTCTTGAAGTTCCTTGTGGCCAACGAGAAGGTCCTCGAGGTGAACACGGCAGGACTCTTCAAGCATGGGAAACCCAATCCTGACTACTGGATACTGGAGATGTACTGGGATCTCGGTGGGAGGCTCGTAACCATTGGCTCGGATGCCCACGAAGTGCAGCACATAGGTCGGGGGATAGCCGAGGTCATGTCCAGGCTGAAGAGATTCGATTTTGAGTATGTTGTTGTCGAAAGGAAAAGGCTTGTTACCACAAAACTGAGGTGAAGAGATGCCTTTCTTTCTGGGTTTTCTTCTAGGTGTGCTGGGGGTTTGGTTCTTCGGAAGACTCGCCAAAAAGCTCAACATTGTGGATAAACCCGATGGGTTATTGAAGCCCCACGGTAGGGAGATTCCCTATCTTGGAGGGCTTGGTATATTTGCTGGTGTCCTACCGTTTTTATGGAGCGATACAGCTGTTCTTTTAACTTCATCTCTGGCACTCACTCTCGGGCTGTTGGATGATCTGTTCTCACTGTCTCCCTTCTTCAGATTGATGATGGAGTTCGGGATCTCTTTGATTCTGGTCTGGAAGTTCGTAGGATTC
This window encodes:
- a CDS encoding beta-ketoacyl-[acyl-carrier-protein] synthase II, translated to MRRVVITGMGVVSPFGVGKERNLIGLRETKVMIDRISSFDASNLPVQIAAEVKDFKPEEYINPKLVKRTDRFVHFALVSTKEAVEEAGIDFERFADKAATIIGSGMGGFLTLDSENNKFLSKGPSRVSPFLIPMILIDMASGIVAMEYGLKGPNFSSVSACASSLHAVALGTLLIRHGYADVAIVGGTEATVAPLPITGFANMRALSRRNNDPKRASRPFDKDRDGFVMGEGGAVLILEAEEVAKSRGAKIVAEIKGVGMTDDAYHFSAPDPEGRGAAKAMKLALKESGLSERDIDYVSCHATSTPAGDEAELKAIKEVLGEHAKNVAINSSKAL
- a CDS encoding PHP domain-containing protein; translated protein: MIDMHLHSVFSYDGKAEVEDIIAQTQRLGIDHFCITDHYEYEDGKLVHEFDVEEYFLTMDKYDLPRGAEISWDGMGEVSFPEGFDYLLLGVHKYDENLPPDELAKNYLERTLYVMERVKFHTLAHLDYPARYTNADFEANKDLIERVLKFLVANEKVLEVNTAGLFKHGKPNPDYWILEMYWDLGGRLVTIGSDAHEVQHIGRGIAEVMSRLKRFDFEYVVVERKRLVTTKLR